The nucleotide sequence CGTCCGACGCCGATACCGGGTACCGCTGCCAGCGCGACGGCATGGTCGGGCTCGGCTGCGGCGCCCGGTCGTACACCTCCGACCTGCACTACTCGTTCGACTACGCCGTGGGCATCGGCGAGGTCCGCGCGATCATCGACGAGTATGTGACGCTCGATCAGGCGGCTTTCTCGCACGCCCGCGTGGGCTACCGCCTGGACGCGCCGGAGCGGCGACGCCGGCATCTGCTCACGTCGCTCCTGCAGGCCGACGGCCTCGACGCCGCCGAGTACCGGGCCCGTTTCGGCTCGGACGCGGCGCACGACTTCGCGGCCGACCTCGCCCCGCTCGCCGACGCGGGGCTGGTCGCGATCGGCGCGGAGGTCCCGGACATCCGCCTGACCGAGGAGGGCGTGGCGTGGTCGGACGCGATCGGCCCCGCGCTGTTCTCCGCGGAGACGGCCGCGCTCATGGACGGGTACCGGCCGCGATGACCCGACCGCTCCCGCTGATCGACGAACCCCCCGGCGGCGCCCGCCACTTGACGATCCTCTACCGGGGCCCGCTGGCGTCGTGCGACTACGACTGCGGCTACTGCCCGTTCGCGAAACGCCGCGACACTCCGGAGCAACTGCGGGCCGACCGCGCGGCGTTGGCGCGTTTCGCGGCGTGGGTGACCGACGCGCCCGAGCGCGTCTCGGTGCTGTTCACGCCGTGGGGCGAGGGCCTGGTGCGCAGTTGGTACCGGCGTACGCTCGCCGAGCTGAGCCACCTGCCGCACGTCGAGCGGATCGCGATCCAGACGAACCTGAGCGCGCGGCCGGGCTGGACGGCCGCCGCCGACCCGGACACGCTGGCGCTGTGGGCGACGTACCACCCGGATCAGGTGCCGTACGCGCGTTTCGTGGACCGCTGCCGGGAACTGCGCGCGCGGGGCGTGCGGTTCAGCGCGGGGATCGTCGGCCTGCCCGAACACCTGGACGCGGCACGGCGATTGCGTGCCGACCTGCCGGACGACGTCTATCTGTGGGTCAACGCGGCGGAGGGCCGCACC is from Yinghuangia sp. ASG 101 and encodes:
- a CDS encoding STM4011 family radical SAM protein — protein: MTRPLPLIDEPPGGARHLTILYRGPLASCDYDCGYCPFAKRRDTPEQLRADRAALARFAAWVTDAPERVSVLFTPWGEGLVRSWYRRTLAELSHLPHVERIAIQTNLSARPGWTAAADPDTLALWATYHPDQVPYARFVDRCRELRARGVRFSAGIVGLPEHLDAARRLRADLPDDVYLWVNAAEGRTYTDAEAAEWAALDPHFAFSRVPHPSLGVACRTGDTVVSVDGEGTVRRCHFVPDVLGNLYDGSFRAALAPAPACPKRECDCHIGYVHLTSLPLYDVFAGGVLERVPARLTSRGPGGTPTR